A DNA window from Chitinivorax sp. B contains the following coding sequences:
- the cphA gene encoding cyanophycin synthetase, with translation MEVSRIRALRGPNLWSRHTAVEAIVACAETERSIADTPEFEARLRVRFPEIGILHPTSHDETISMAHALEFATLGLQAQAGCPVTFSRTAQTLEAGVFQVVVEYSEEAVGRLALELAEALCLSAVEDTPFDLEDALKRLRELDEDIRLGPSTGAIVYAGVARGIPYRRLTEGSLVQFGWGSRQRRIQAAELDSTSAIAESIAQDKELTKKLLRAAGVPVPSGRPVKSAEDALAAMAEINGPVVVKPQDGNQGKGVTVNVVDREQLLKAYAAAAEISDDVLVESYLPGSDFRLLVVGKQLVAAARRDPPQVTGDGVHTVRELVEQVNRDPRRGDGHATSLTKIRFDDIALARLAAEDLNAESVPAKGQRVVLRNNANLSTGGSATDVTDDVHPEVAARAIAAAQMVGLDICGVDVVCDSVLKPLEEQGGGIVEVNAAPGLRMHISPSFGKGRQVGEAIIDNLFAAGDDGRIPVVAVTGTNGKTTTVRVIAHLLASNGLRVGMTNTDGVYVNGRQVDSGDCSGPRSARNVLMHPDVDAAVFETARGGMLREGLAFDRCKVSVVTNIGMGDHLGLNYITTVEDLAVLKRVIVQNVAKDGMAVLNAADPMVVRMADNCPGAVTFFAQDKHNPIMATHRAQGHRVVYVEDHAVVAAQGERKYRVALDEVPITRGGTIGFQVENVMAAVAAAWALNLDWEVIRKGLASFHNDVDNAPGRFNVFGYRGATVIADYGHNPDAMMALVKAIDALPANRRSVVISGAGDRRDDDIRQQTQILGDAFDDVLLYQDACQRGRADGEVIGLLREGLASARRTKQVDEIRGEFVAIDTALSRLTTGDLCLVLVDQVEEALAHIAKRVAEG, from the coding sequence ATGGAAGTTTCACGAATCCGGGCGTTACGTGGCCCTAATCTCTGGAGCCGACATACGGCTGTTGAAGCCATTGTGGCCTGCGCTGAGACAGAACGCTCAATCGCCGATACACCAGAATTCGAAGCCCGGTTACGCGTCCGGTTTCCCGAGATCGGCATTTTGCACCCTACCAGTCATGATGAAACCATTTCGATGGCACATGCGTTGGAATTTGCCACGTTGGGGTTGCAAGCCCAGGCCGGGTGCCCGGTGACATTCAGTCGCACTGCACAGACACTGGAGGCAGGTGTTTTTCAAGTGGTGGTCGAATATTCGGAAGAAGCTGTTGGCCGCTTGGCACTGGAGTTGGCGGAGGCGCTATGCCTTTCTGCCGTCGAGGATACGCCGTTTGACTTGGAAGACGCGTTGAAGCGTTTGCGCGAGCTGGATGAAGACATTCGCCTGGGACCGAGTACCGGCGCCATCGTGTATGCGGGTGTTGCGCGTGGCATTCCTTACCGTCGACTGACGGAAGGCAGCCTGGTGCAATTTGGATGGGGAAGCCGTCAACGACGCATTCAGGCGGCTGAGCTGGATTCGACCAGTGCTATTGCCGAATCAATCGCGCAGGATAAGGAACTGACCAAGAAATTGTTGCGAGCCGCTGGCGTACCGGTACCATCTGGCCGTCCGGTGAAAAGCGCTGAGGACGCACTGGCTGCCATGGCGGAAATCAATGGTCCAGTCGTGGTCAAGCCACAGGATGGTAATCAGGGCAAGGGCGTGACGGTCAATGTAGTCGATCGTGAACAACTACTTAAAGCTTATGCTGCTGCTGCGGAAATCAGTGATGATGTCTTGGTGGAAAGCTACCTGCCTGGCAGTGACTTTCGTTTGTTGGTGGTTGGCAAGCAATTGGTCGCCGCCGCCCGCCGCGATCCGCCTCAGGTAACCGGCGATGGCGTGCATACTGTCCGCGAGCTTGTGGAACAGGTCAATCGTGACCCGCGTCGCGGTGATGGTCATGCCACTTCACTGACCAAGATTCGTTTTGATGATATTGCGTTGGCGCGGTTGGCCGCAGAAGATTTGAACGCAGAATCGGTACCGGCAAAAGGGCAGCGTGTGGTGCTGCGCAACAATGCCAACTTGAGTACCGGCGGTTCGGCGACCGATGTAACTGATGACGTCCACCCGGAAGTTGCGGCGCGCGCCATCGCAGCAGCACAGATGGTAGGGTTGGATATCTGCGGTGTCGACGTGGTGTGTGATAGTGTGCTGAAACCGCTGGAAGAGCAGGGAGGCGGGATTGTGGAAGTGAATGCCGCCCCTGGTTTGCGGATGCACATCAGCCCGTCATTTGGCAAAGGCCGTCAAGTGGGCGAAGCGATTATCGATAATCTGTTTGCTGCCGGGGATGATGGCCGTATTCCGGTCGTTGCTGTGACGGGAACCAATGGCAAGACCACCACGGTTCGCGTGATTGCTCATCTTTTGGCAAGCAATGGTCTGCGTGTTGGCATGACCAATACCGATGGTGTGTATGTCAACGGCCGCCAAGTAGACAGTGGTGATTGCAGTGGTCCACGTAGTGCACGCAATGTGTTGATGCACCCGGATGTCGACGCAGCCGTGTTCGAAACTGCTCGTGGTGGCATGTTGCGCGAAGGATTGGCATTTGATCGCTGCAAAGTGTCTGTGGTCACCAATATTGGCATGGGTGATCATCTCGGCCTGAACTACATCACCACCGTTGAAGATTTGGCGGTATTGAAGCGTGTCATTGTGCAGAATGTGGCCAAGGATGGCATGGCAGTGCTGAATGCAGCTGACCCGATGGTGGTGCGAATGGCAGATAACTGCCCAGGTGCAGTGACCTTCTTCGCGCAAGATAAGCACAACCCGATCATGGCTACGCATCGAGCCCAAGGGCATCGTGTAGTTTATGTGGAAGACCACGCAGTGGTCGCCGCGCAGGGCGAGCGTAAATATCGTGTAGCGCTGGACGAGGTACCAATTACACGCGGTGGGACAATCGGCTTCCAGGTCGAGAATGTGATGGCGGCCGTGGCTGCAGCCTGGGCTCTGAATTTGGACTGGGAAGTCATTCGCAAGGGGTTGGCCAGCTTCCACAACGACGTCGACAATGCACCTGGTCGGTTTAATGTCTTCGGCTATCGCGGCGCAACTGTGATTGCCGATTATGGCCACAATCCCGATGCGATGATGGCCTTGGTCAAGGCAATTGATGCATTGCCCGCCAATCGACGTTCTGTGGTAATCAGCGGTGCTGGTGATCGTCGGGACGATGATATCCGTCAGCAAACCCAGATTCTGGGGGATGCCTTTGACGATGTATTGTTGTATCAGGATGCCTGCCAGCGTGGTCGTGCGGATGGCGAAGTGATCGGTCTGCTACGTGAAGGACTTGCCAGTGCACGTCGCACCAAACAGGTCGACGAGATTCGCGGTGAGTTTGTGGCAATTGATACCGCATTGTCACGTTTGACGACTGGTGATCTATGCCTAGTTCTGGTGGATCAGGTGGAGGAGGCCTTGGCGCATATTGCCAAGCGGGTGGCCGAAGGTTGA
- a CDS encoding CPBP family intramembrane glutamic endopeptidase — MILPLAVYVACLPLAITIFWCLLAPVSHPWFQAVRLAGITLSTLAAITAGLIQPAGVLGLLVLAGLVHAGQHSRSSVLRTLFIATALIFAIAMALHIVPGFERVAIYRGVLSPGSTEARIGWTLDKALAGLLLFGLYRPASTSPYRMHTLLAAAILMVCVLFAGYLGGLLQWSPKNMNIVALHWLFGNLFLTSFAEEVVFRFWLQNTLAKHWHDRSYGSSAAIAVTGLVFGLSHLAGGPFYALLAAGAGCAYGMVYGVFRTRLAPVLAHVGFNSVHFFLLTYPLAQMG; from the coding sequence ATGATTTTGCCACTTGCCGTCTACGTAGCCTGCCTGCCATTGGCAATCACAATTTTCTGGTGCCTGCTTGCACCGGTATCTCACCCTTGGTTCCAAGCTGTTCGCCTTGCTGGCATTACGCTCAGCACTTTGGCTGCCATCACTGCTGGCCTGATCCAACCTGCAGGTGTGCTTGGGCTGCTGGTGCTGGCGGGCTTGGTTCATGCCGGGCAACATAGCCGCTCCAGTGTACTTCGAACCTTGTTTATTGCTACTGCATTGATCTTTGCCATCGCAATGGCACTGCATATCGTTCCAGGTTTTGAGCGCGTTGCCATTTATCGTGGTGTGCTCAGCCCTGGCAGTACGGAAGCCCGCATTGGCTGGACATTGGATAAAGCACTGGCAGGCCTGCTGCTGTTTGGGCTTTACCGCCCAGCATCCACTAGCCCGTACCGTATGCATACATTATTGGCGGCAGCCATCCTGATGGTATGTGTACTTTTTGCCGGCTATCTTGGCGGATTACTACAATGGTCGCCAAAGAACATGAATATCGTCGCCCTGCATTGGCTGTTTGGCAACCTGTTCCTGACTTCATTCGCAGAGGAAGTGGTATTCCGTTTCTGGTTACAAAATACACTGGCAAAACATTGGCATGATCGATCGTACGGTTCATCTGCCGCCATTGCCGTGACTGGCCTGGTATTTGGGTTGTCCCATCTGGCAGGCGGGCCATTTTATGCATTACTGGCTGCGGGAGCGGGCTGCGCCTACGGTATGGTGTATGGGGTATTTCGAACGCGATTGGCACCAGTGTTAGCCCATGTGGGATTCAACAGTGTGCATTTTTTCCTGCTGACATATCCACTTGCGCAGATGGGCTGA
- a CDS encoding DUF805 domain-containing protein, translating to MTSQEPSINPYQAPTTMVDASADETYQPSFLALNGRIGRLRYMAYQMANYFAVMLPFSLLSGVLGRSWGPFMAGLIMIVGAVCMVITSLLITRRRCHDIGWNGWTCLLALVPLINLIYLFIPGSSGKNQYGLPPKKNSIGVILMACVMPAILLVGVIAAIAIPAYKDYVKLSQPVQLPLVGQ from the coding sequence ATGACCTCGCAAGAACCTAGCATCAACCCCTACCAGGCACCGACAACAATGGTGGATGCGAGTGCTGACGAAACTTATCAGCCCAGTTTTCTTGCGTTGAATGGTCGTATTGGCCGGTTGCGTTACATGGCCTACCAGATGGCCAACTACTTTGCGGTGATGCTCCCATTTTCCTTGCTGAGCGGTGTATTGGGAAGAAGCTGGGGGCCATTCATGGCTGGCTTGATCATGATTGTGGGTGCGGTGTGTATGGTGATCACGTCACTGTTGATTACTCGTCGTCGCTGTCACGACATAGGCTGGAACGGTTGGACTTGCCTGCTGGCGTTGGTGCCGCTCATCAACCTGATATACCTGTTCATTCCTGGTAGCTCTGGCAAAAACCAGTACGGGTTGCCACCCAAGAAAAATAGTATTGGCGTGATTCTGATGGCTTGTGTGATGCCGGCTATCTTGCTGGTCGGTGTCATTGCTGCAATTGCGATTCCCGCGTACAAAGATTACGTCAAACTATCCCAGCCGGTGCAATTACCCTTAGTCGGTCAATGA
- a CDS encoding NUDIX hydrolase: MNQTIWKPNVTVAAVIERNGRFLLVEEETPEGIRFNQPAGHLDEGESILSACSRETREETAWRFTPKALVGIYLIPVLNRDITYLRFAFCGELGEHDAARKLDDGILRAVWMTPEEIRVTADRHRSPLVLRCMEDFLIGKRYPLNILTELLPS, from the coding sequence ATGAACCAGACAATCTGGAAACCCAATGTCACTGTGGCTGCCGTGATTGAGCGCAATGGTCGTTTTTTGCTGGTGGAAGAGGAAACACCGGAAGGCATCCGCTTCAACCAGCCTGCGGGTCATTTGGATGAAGGGGAATCCATCCTCAGCGCCTGCAGTCGTGAAACACGCGAAGAAACTGCTTGGCGGTTCACCCCAAAAGCATTGGTCGGGATATACCTGATACCGGTGCTAAATCGTGATATCACTTATTTGCGGTTTGCGTTTTGTGGGGAACTGGGCGAGCACGATGCGGCGCGCAAGCTGGACGACGGGATCTTGAGAGCAGTCTGGATGACACCTGAGGAAATCCGCGTCACTGCGGATCGCCATCGTAGCCCACTCGTGTTACGTTGCATGGAAGATTTTCTGATAGGTAAGCGCTATCCACTGAACATTCTGACGGAGCTATTGCCATCATGA
- a CDS encoding cyclase family protein, with protein sequence MSWLDLTRPMDIDLPIYREAVYADPPMQITPWCDVAEQGYCVAQLMMGTQTGTHIDAPRHFLHDGATLESVSLDWLVGRYQWVTVNTEGVTLEPAVGQPNLLFIRFVEQVRIAPAALHQLLAGPEPVWVLDGMPGVVGQDMFYFHRTLAEYGKFLVEDLQPDAACQVESGGELLAMPLRLVGTSGSPCRVAWRAEQIIGK encoded by the coding sequence ATGAGTTGGTTGGATTTGACACGCCCCATGGATATTGATCTGCCGATCTATCGCGAGGCTGTGTATGCAGACCCGCCAATGCAGATCACACCCTGGTGCGATGTAGCGGAGCAAGGCTATTGCGTGGCACAGTTGATGATGGGGACACAGACTGGAACCCATATCGACGCGCCACGGCACTTTCTACATGATGGCGCAACACTTGAGTCGGTATCGCTCGATTGGCTGGTTGGTCGCTACCAATGGGTAACGGTCAATACAGAAGGGGTGACACTTGAACCGGCAGTTGGACAGCCCAATTTGTTGTTTATCCGATTTGTTGAACAGGTGCGTATTGCACCTGCAGCATTACATCAATTACTGGCTGGCCCCGAACCGGTATGGGTGCTGGATGGCATGCCTGGCGTGGTCGGCCAGGATATGTTCTATTTTCATCGCACCTTGGCCGAATACGGCAAATTCCTGGTTGAAGACTTGCAGCCTGATGCTGCCTGCCAAGTGGAGTCAGGTGGCGAATTGCTGGCCATGCCATTGCGGCTGGTCGGTACCAGTGGTTCGCCGTGCCGGGTGGCGTGGCGTGCGGAACAGATTATTGGAAAGTGA
- the mnmA gene encoding tRNA 2-thiouridine(34) synthase MnmA: MSSKKRVVVGMSGGVDSSVTAWLLKQQGHEVIGVFMQNWEDDNDDEYCSIKEDAADAIAVADIVGIDIEVVNFAKEYKDRVFKYFLDEYSAGRTPNPDVLCNAEIKFKAFLDYAMNLGAEVIATGHYARKVEQGGRHYLAKAVDDTKDQSYFLYRLNQSQLSRSWFPLGDIRKTEVRRMAEEAQLPNFGKKDSTGICFIGERPFREFLNRYLPRSPGPMVTPEGKVMGQHEGLMYHTIGQRKGLGIGGQGEPWFVAAKDIPNNKLIVVQGHDHPLLLKPELTAQQLSWTQDDAPQPGRYTAKTRYRQQDAACTLLAIEEGVCTVQFDEPQWAVTPGQSVVLYDHDICLGGGIIQ, encoded by the coding sequence ATGAGTAGCAAGAAACGGGTTGTCGTCGGCATGTCCGGCGGGGTGGATTCCTCAGTGACGGCCTGGTTGCTGAAGCAACAGGGTCACGAAGTCATCGGCGTGTTCATGCAGAACTGGGAAGACGACAACGATGACGAATATTGTTCGATCAAAGAAGATGCTGCCGATGCCATTGCTGTAGCAGATATTGTTGGCATCGATATCGAAGTCGTCAATTTTGCCAAGGAGTACAAGGACCGCGTATTCAAGTACTTTCTGGATGAATACTCGGCAGGTCGAACACCCAACCCAGATGTGCTGTGCAATGCCGAGATCAAGTTCAAGGCATTTCTGGACTACGCCATGAACCTGGGTGCCGAGGTGATTGCCACGGGCCACTATGCCCGCAAGGTTGAGCAGGGTGGCAGACATTATCTGGCCAAAGCGGTAGATGACACCAAGGATCAGAGCTATTTCCTATATCGACTCAATCAGTCACAGCTGTCACGGTCCTGGTTCCCACTGGGTGATATTCGCAAAACTGAAGTCCGTCGCATGGCGGAGGAAGCCCAGTTGCCAAATTTTGGCAAAAAAGACAGCACGGGCATCTGTTTTATTGGCGAACGGCCCTTTCGTGAGTTCCTGAATCGCTATTTGCCCCGTTCTCCAGGGCCAATGGTGACACCGGAAGGCAAGGTGATGGGGCAGCATGAAGGTTTGATGTATCACACCATTGGGCAGCGCAAGGGGCTGGGAATTGGTGGGCAGGGTGAGCCCTGGTTTGTCGCAGCTAAGGATATTCCCAATAATAAGCTAATTGTGGTGCAAGGCCATGATCACCCATTGTTGCTGAAACCGGAACTGACCGCCCAGCAACTCTCATGGACGCAGGATGACGCACCTCAACCTGGCCGCTACACAGCCAAAACCCGTTATCGTCAACAAGATGCTGCGTGTACGTTGCTTGCCATTGAGGAGGGGGTGTGTACCGTGCAGTTCGATGAGCCACAGTGGGCTGTCACACCCGGTCAATCGGTAGTCCTGTATGATCACGATATTTGCCTGGGTGGTGGCATCATTCAGTAA
- a CDS encoding diguanylate cyclase has product MTTATTAINDTATELIADIDRLLAGGMARLRFSTKLEDRFLSDTAPGRSKRYTLLGLIAIVLYNIFNITDRLMLPDVYQEAWVIRMAIVTPMMVLAIGLARLPRMARYLDLLAMILILLSCISLMVIFSLSRHANAIHYVTGIVLSFMFISIVVRMRFWYTLVSAVVIFVSAVPAVMSLTGSPLEIQINSLVELGAAMIISLIANYQMEYEARREYLRTLRETLRASALSVANAELSRLAAVDTLTGLASRRSFDQQMALAWEQARQLNRPLSLIYIDVDHFKRYNDHYGHPTGDQCLIQIGQAIRTGLQRNGDLAARYGGEEFVVLLRECGPDDALIVARRIRQAMTSQAIPHADSPTAAIVTLSLGIAGGLPGEFKSSIDLFEAADHALYQAKADGRNRVVIAGRAAGPVIKPAPSPPSTN; this is encoded by the coding sequence ATGACGACGGCCACTACCGCGATCAACGACACCGCTACCGAACTGATTGCGGACATCGACCGCTTGCTGGCAGGCGGCATGGCACGCCTGCGTTTTTCCACCAAGCTCGAAGACCGCTTTCTGAGCGACACTGCCCCCGGACGATCGAAGCGCTATACCCTGCTCGGGCTGATTGCGATTGTGCTCTACAACATCTTCAACATCACCGATCGGTTGATGTTGCCAGACGTCTATCAAGAGGCATGGGTCATCCGGATGGCAATTGTGACGCCGATGATGGTGTTGGCCATTGGTCTGGCACGTCTGCCACGCATGGCGCGCTATCTGGATCTACTGGCCATGATATTGATACTTTTGTCATGTATCAGTCTAATGGTGATCTTCAGCCTCAGTCGACATGCCAATGCCATTCACTATGTAACGGGTATTGTCCTCAGCTTCATGTTTATCAGTATCGTGGTTCGAATGCGATTTTGGTACACATTGGTCAGTGCGGTGGTGATTTTCGTCAGTGCCGTGCCGGCAGTCATGTCGTTGACCGGTAGCCCGCTGGAAATTCAGATCAACAGCCTGGTTGAACTTGGCGCTGCGATGATCATCAGCCTGATTGCCAACTACCAGATGGAATACGAAGCGCGCCGGGAGTATCTACGCACCCTGCGCGAGACCCTGCGAGCCAGCGCGCTTTCTGTTGCCAATGCTGAACTGTCACGATTGGCGGCAGTTGACACTTTGACTGGGCTGGCCAGCCGCCGCAGCTTCGATCAGCAGATGGCCCTGGCCTGGGAACAAGCCCGGCAATTGAATCGGCCATTGTCACTGATCTATATCGATGTTGATCATTTCAAGCGCTACAACGATCACTATGGCCATCCCACCGGTGATCAATGCCTGATACAGATCGGGCAGGCCATTCGCACCGGCTTACAGCGCAATGGCGATTTGGCTGCGCGTTATGGGGGTGAAGAGTTCGTGGTATTACTGAGGGAATGTGGCCCGGATGACGCTCTGATTGTTGCCCGGCGAATCCGACAGGCCATGACATCACAAGCCATCCCCCATGCGGATTCGCCAACTGCGGCGATTGTGACACTCAGCCTGGGAATTGCCGGGGGCTTACCTGGCGAATTCAAAAGCAGCATCGATCTGTTCGAAGCCGCCGACCACGCGCTGTACCAAGCCAAGGCCGATGGACGGAACCGGGTAGTGATCGCAGGCAGGGCTGCAGGCCCCGTCATCAAACCAGCTCCATCACCACCTTCAACTAATTGA
- a CDS encoding glutathione S-transferase, with protein sequence MKLIASLTSPYARKIRVVLIEKRIACELVVDIPWNADTQVPAYNPLGKVPVLLADDGEAYYDSRVIAEYLDTVVSHPSLIPANALQAVHVKRLEALADGICDAAAATFLEKKRPPAQQSTEWIQRQLDKIDTGLAALAKTAEDTWLVGGQLSLADIAAGCTLGYLNLRFPDIDWRHRHPQLQSYFDRLMTRESFLQTIPPVA encoded by the coding sequence ATGAAACTGATTGCATCACTCACCAGCCCCTATGCCCGCAAAATTCGTGTTGTACTGATCGAAAAACGTATTGCCTGCGAACTGGTGGTCGATATTCCCTGGAACGCTGACACTCAGGTCCCAGCCTATAATCCGTTGGGCAAGGTACCTGTATTGCTTGCCGACGATGGCGAAGCTTATTATGACTCACGCGTGATTGCGGAGTATCTCGATACCGTAGTCAGCCACCCCAGCCTGATCCCTGCAAATGCCCTACAGGCTGTTCATGTCAAACGGCTGGAAGCTTTGGCAGATGGCATTTGTGATGCCGCCGCCGCAACATTTCTGGAGAAAAAACGCCCACCAGCACAGCAAAGTACGGAGTGGATACAGCGCCAGCTGGACAAAATCGATACCGGCCTGGCGGCACTGGCCAAAACAGCGGAAGACACCTGGCTGGTGGGCGGACAACTGAGTTTGGCGGATATTGCAGCGGGATGTACGCTCGGTTACCTGAACTTGCGCTTTCCCGACATCGACTGGCGACACCGACATCCGCAACTGCAAAGCTATTTTGACCGGTTGATGACGCGGGAATCTTTCCTGCAGACGATACCACCGGTCGCCTGA
- a CDS encoding AI-2E family transporter gives MIKDPQHYALSRVVFYLFIAIIFYLLYQMLQPFLVPLCWAGVLAVSVYPMHRKLQGRMTPRRAALLTTFLVTLLLVLPALGLAAELVRQAYSGISALQGVLGDGRSPQLPPMLLSTWEWAQAHLPLPPMEELKEMLNDGMKKAAAFVAGQTAAVASKSALFLLDLLVTLFALYFCLRDGPRLADYVRRLMPFSNIRRDRLLGQTRNLIFASVTTSLLVALVQGTLGGIIFFALGINGALFWGLVMTFLALLPAIGTALVWLPTALWLMATGEIVSGIVLLGLGFGVIGMVDNLLRPILMSGHSEMNELLMFISILGGIAVFGFLGVVLGPVLMATAMSLTKAYLEDDEKLREENPPIV, from the coding sequence GTGATCAAAGATCCTCAACACTACGCCTTGTCGCGAGTGGTGTTCTATTTGTTCATTGCCATCATCTTCTACCTGCTTTATCAGATGCTGCAGCCCTTTCTGGTGCCGTTGTGCTGGGCAGGTGTGCTGGCTGTCAGTGTCTACCCGATGCATCGCAAACTACAAGGGCGCATGACGCCACGCCGAGCTGCCTTGCTGACTACGTTTCTGGTGACCTTATTGTTGGTATTACCTGCCTTGGGCTTGGCCGCGGAACTGGTGCGGCAGGCCTATTCGGGGATCTCCGCGCTGCAAGGGGTATTGGGCGACGGGCGTTCTCCCCAGTTGCCCCCGATGTTGCTCAGCACCTGGGAATGGGCGCAAGCTCATCTGCCGTTGCCGCCCATGGAGGAATTGAAGGAAATGCTCAATGATGGCATGAAGAAGGCTGCCGCTTTTGTTGCTGGGCAAACTGCGGCTGTTGCCAGCAAATCTGCCTTGTTTCTGCTGGATTTGCTGGTCACTTTGTTCGCACTGTATTTCTGCCTGAGGGATGGTCCCCGCCTTGCGGATTATGTCCGTCGCCTGATGCCTTTTTCCAATATCCGTCGCGACCGTCTGCTGGGACAGACCCGCAATCTGATCTTTGCCAGCGTTACCACCAGCCTGCTGGTCGCCTTGGTGCAAGGAACGCTGGGCGGCATCATTTTCTTTGCGCTGGGTATCAATGGCGCCCTGTTCTGGGGGCTGGTGATGACTTTCCTAGCCTTGTTGCCTGCGATTGGTACCGCTTTGGTCTGGCTGCCCACGGCATTGTGGCTGATGGCCACCGGTGAGATCGTCAGTGGCATCGTCCTGCTGGGGTTGGGTTTTGGAGTGATCGGCATGGTTGATAATCTGTTGAGGCCAATCCTGATGTCCGGCCATAGTGAGATGAATGAACTGTTGATGTTCATCTCGATTTTGGGCGGCATTGCTGTTTTTGGCTTTCTGGGTGTCGTACTGGGTCCCGTGCTGATGGCAACCGCGATGAGTCTGACGAAAGCCTATCTGGAGGATGACGAGAAGCTGCGGGAAGAAAACCCGCCTATCGTCTGA
- a CDS encoding recombination-associated protein RdgC produces MWFKNLQLFRLQADFTLDAEQIDESLRRAQFQRCGKMEMSTVGFRAPRPKLSEALVYPVHGCYLVTLAAEEKILPSSVVKEMVEVKVVEIEEQQDRKVGKKERRDLSERVTEELLPRAFSRVRQTWAYIDPANHWIVVDAGSPKKGEEMLEWLRKCIDGLRASPLRTQGNASLIMTDWLQSGEPPAIFTIDDDCELKTPGEDGAVVRCSRQDLHADEVRNHLAAGKLVTKLAVTWQDRLSMMVTEDLQVKKLAFLDMLQEQAKESGADNAEEQFDANFAIMTGELANLLPDLIEVMGGEMPQA; encoded by the coding sequence ATGTGGTTCAAGAATCTGCAACTGTTTCGCCTGCAAGCCGACTTTACCCTGGATGCCGAACAGATCGATGAATCCCTGCGTCGTGCGCAATTTCAACGTTGTGGCAAGATGGAGATGAGCACGGTCGGTTTCCGCGCCCCACGTCCGAAACTGTCTGAAGCACTGGTCTACCCGGTGCATGGCTGTTACCTGGTTACCTTGGCTGCGGAAGAAAAGATCTTGCCGTCATCGGTCGTCAAAGAAATGGTCGAAGTCAAAGTGGTTGAGATCGAAGAGCAGCAGGACCGCAAAGTCGGTAAGAAAGAACGCCGAGATTTGTCTGAACGCGTGACAGAAGAACTGCTGCCACGTGCATTCAGCCGTGTTCGACAAACTTGGGCTTACATTGACCCGGCTAACCACTGGATTGTCGTTGATGCTGGTTCACCCAAAAAGGGCGAAGAAATGCTGGAATGGTTGCGCAAGTGCATTGATGGCCTGCGTGCCAGTCCATTGCGTACCCAAGGCAATGCCAGCCTGATCATGACCGACTGGTTGCAGAGCGGTGAGCCGCCTGCCATTTTCACGATTGACGATGACTGCGAGCTGAAAACCCCAGGTGAAGACGGTGCCGTGGTGCGGTGTAGCCGACAGGATCTGCATGCCGATGAGGTGCGTAACCATCTGGCCGCGGGCAAATTGGTGACTAAGTTGGCTGTGACCTGGCAGGATCGTCTGTCAATGATGGTGACAGAAGACCTTCAGGTGAAAAAACTGGCGTTTCTGGATATGTTGCAGGAGCAAGCCAAGGAGAGTGGTGCGGATAATGCCGAAGAGCAGTTCGATGCCAACTTCGCCATCATGACCGGTGAATTGGCTAATCTGTTGCCAGATTTGATTGAGGTGATGGGTGGTGAAATGCCCCAGGCCTGA